One Synechococcus sp. PROS-9-1 DNA window includes the following coding sequences:
- a CDS encoding alpha/beta fold hydrolase, whose product MNATRLLLIHPIGVGLSSRFWDRFISCWQASDNTTALLAPDLSGCGGGEHPNQQLAPEDWAAALIDLLREHNNSPAVLVSQGASLPIALAVLETAPELVAGLVAISPPSWRILEEPFPKPQSQLLWRLLFQGPIGSWFYRYARRREFLESFSVNNLFANQEDVDAEWLDTLEQEAANMTTRWATFSFLAGFWRRNWTKQWQEIKQPMWLLFGLKATRIGRSKHWDDAQERIHSYGQQLPNAVSASIDGRNVLPYESTAECVSQLQSWLLNN is encoded by the coding sequence TTGAACGCAACTCGCTTGCTCCTTATTCATCCCATTGGCGTTGGCTTGTCCAGTCGGTTTTGGGATCGTTTCATTAGCTGTTGGCAAGCCTCAGACAACACGACTGCCTTGCTCGCTCCAGACCTAAGCGGTTGCGGTGGGGGCGAGCATCCAAATCAACAGCTTGCTCCTGAAGATTGGGCAGCAGCACTCATCGATCTGCTGAGAGAACACAACAACTCCCCAGCCGTGCTGGTCTCGCAAGGCGCCTCTTTACCGATCGCTCTGGCTGTACTCGAGACCGCACCGGAACTCGTTGCTGGCTTAGTTGCGATCAGCCCACCAAGTTGGCGGATTCTTGAGGAACCGTTTCCGAAACCACAATCTCAACTTCTCTGGAGATTGCTGTTTCAGGGACCAATCGGATCTTGGTTTTACCGCTACGCACGCCGGCGTGAATTTTTAGAATCATTTTCAGTCAATAATTTATTTGCCAACCAAGAAGACGTTGACGCTGAATGGCTCGACACGTTGGAACAAGAAGCAGCCAACATGACGACACGCTGGGCAACATTTTCTTTTTTAGCTGGTTTTTGGAGACGCAACTGGACCAAGCAATGGCAAGAGATCAAGCAACCAATGTGGCTGTTGTTTGGGCTCAAGGCAACCAGAATCGGCCGTTCCAAGCATTGGGATGATGCACAAGAACGCATCCACTCTTATGGGCAGCAGCTGCCGAACGCTGTGAGCGCAAGTATTGATGGGCGCAACGTTCTTCCCTATGAATCAACCGCTGAGTGCGTGAGCCAACTCCAAAGCTGGTTGTTGAACAACTGA
- a CDS encoding isoprenylcysteine carboxylmethyltransferase family protein yields MDTRNLHGFSCIQTIKEIIFHSMMTTQLTAINWAKVLTIAVIAVLIALFGINGQRQILYACMHISYCVWWLLEQKIYPDRCKQIFTEKVDAVGFIGALLIVGVFYSLPAFLAFTNPTELSIAATATAIPLFYFGSLINTAADIQKTTAKASEAGLVRTGIWSGVRHVNYTGDLMRYLSFSVVAGSLWAFLVPLSILVLYVQRIRAKEALMRSKYQDFSDYKSTSFRLIPGIW; encoded by the coding sequence GTGGATACTCGCAATTTGCACGGCTTTAGTTGTATTCAGACTATTAAGGAAATAATTTTTCATTCAATGATGACAACACAACTAACGGCGATTAATTGGGCAAAAGTGCTCACAATTGCAGTCATTGCAGTTTTAATTGCACTTTTTGGCATTAATGGGCAAAGGCAGATTCTTTACGCGTGCATGCACATCAGTTATTGCGTATGGTGGTTACTCGAGCAAAAAATTTATCCTGATCGTTGCAAGCAGATTTTCACAGAAAAAGTAGATGCAGTTGGCTTCATAGGCGCTTTGTTGATCGTGGGTGTCTTTTATTCACTTCCAGCATTCTTGGCCTTCACCAATCCAACGGAATTATCTATCGCAGCTACTGCAACAGCAATCCCACTTTTTTACTTTGGCAGCCTGATCAATACCGCCGCCGACATCCAGAAAACAACAGCTAAAGCCAGTGAGGCCGGGTTAGTTCGCACTGGGATCTGGAGTGGAGTACGGCATGTTAATTACACGGGTGATTTAATGCGCTACTTAAGTTTCAGCGTGGTAGCAGGGTCCCTATGGGCATTTCTAGTACCACTCTCGATTCTCGTCTTATATGTTCAGCGTATTCGAGCCAAAGAAGCATTAATGAGAAGCAAATATCAGGACTTTTCAGATTACAAATCAACAAGTTTTCGATTGATCCCTGGAATTTGGTAA
- a CDS encoding metal ABC transporter permease has translation MTFLLEPLQHAFMVRALLISATVGGVCGLLSCYMTLKGWALMGDAVSHSVLPGVILAYAIGLPFSVGAFVFGVGSVATIGFVKQKSRIKEDTVIGLVFTGFFALGLVLVSKTRSNIDLTHILFGNVLGISIADIQQTVLISALVTAVLLLFRRDLLLFCFDPTHARSIGINTGFLHYLLLSVLSLAAVAGLQTVGIILVVAMLVTPGATAYLLTDRFDRMSWLAIGSSILSSLLGVYTSYWTDSSTAGCIVLVQTGLFVIAFLFAPRHGILRHRFASSLPISTLPKR, from the coding sequence ATCACATTTTTGCTCGAGCCTCTTCAGCACGCCTTTATGGTGCGGGCTCTGCTAATCAGCGCCACCGTTGGTGGCGTTTGCGGTCTCCTCTCTTGCTACATGACCCTTAAGGGCTGGGCTCTGATGGGTGATGCGGTGTCTCATTCCGTGTTGCCAGGAGTCATCCTGGCCTATGCCATTGGGCTGCCTTTTTCGGTTGGGGCTTTTGTGTTTGGTGTGGGATCAGTCGCCACGATTGGCTTCGTAAAGCAGAAATCCCGAATCAAAGAAGATACGGTGATTGGCCTTGTTTTTACGGGTTTCTTCGCTCTAGGACTGGTTTTGGTCTCCAAGACGCGTAGCAATATTGATCTCACTCATATTCTTTTTGGCAATGTGCTTGGTATCTCTATTGCTGATATTCAACAAACGGTGCTGATCTCAGCTCTTGTAACGGCTGTTCTTTTGTTGTTTCGTCGTGATCTGTTGTTGTTTTGTTTTGACCCCACGCATGCACGCTCGATTGGAATCAATACTGGTTTTCTTCACTATCTCCTTCTCTCCGTACTCTCTCTTGCTGCAGTTGCTGGATTGCAAACGGTAGGCATCATTTTGGTGGTTGCCATGCTCGTCACGCCTGGCGCTACCGCTTACTTACTCACTGATCGCTTTGATCGAATGAGTTGGTTGGCGATTGGCAGCAGCATTCTTTCCAGCCTCCTTGGGGTGTACACAAGTTATTGGACCGATAGTTCAACCGCCGGTTGCATCGTTCTTGTACAGACAGGTTTGTTTGTGATTGCTTTCCTCTTTGCTCCTAGGCACGGGATCTTGCGCCATCGATTCGCATCGTCGCTGCCCATTTCAACCTTGCCCAAGCGATGA
- a CDS encoding DUF2256 domain-containing protein, whose product MTPSLNRPTKICVVCGRPFQWRRKWKDVWDEVRYCSERCRRRSGTSAAKPFS is encoded by the coding sequence ATGACGCCATCACTGAATCGTCCTACAAAAATATGTGTTGTTTGTGGTCGCCCATTCCAATGGCGTCGTAAATGGAAAGATGTTTGGGACGAGGTGCGTTACTGCTCTGAACGCTGCAGGCGCCGGAGTGGAACAAGTGCAGCAAAACCCTTCTCATGA
- a CDS encoding DUF924 family protein: protein METRPNAVLRFWFQECRPHQWFRKNAGFDAMVLERFGKLTSSALNGELSHWEQSSSSALALVLMMDQFTRQIWRHEPRAFAGDAYALRLTRKAIAEGWLAAEPERVRRQFWLMPMLHSEELGVILDAISFMERWSDPATVAVACRNKTLIQRYGRYPQRNAALGRVSTQEELTFLKDWHSPGKHKRTQSLACDQCSSHGPIHYRVKTAAQPNWQFACPSCWNKLHHQPGYQYGGTRKANLRERQRREATNHSWLKTSESPLKT from the coding sequence ATGGAGACCAGGCCGAATGCGGTGCTCCGCTTCTGGTTTCAAGAGTGTCGCCCGCACCAATGGTTTCGCAAAAATGCGGGCTTTGACGCCATGGTGTTGGAGCGCTTCGGCAAGCTCACGTCCTCAGCGCTGAATGGCGAACTGAGCCACTGGGAGCAGAGCAGCAGCAGCGCATTAGCGCTGGTTTTGATGATGGATCAATTCACCCGGCAGATCTGGAGACATGAACCCAGAGCATTTGCAGGCGATGCTTACGCCCTGAGGCTGACCCGCAAAGCAATCGCAGAGGGATGGCTCGCGGCAGAACCAGAGCGGGTGCGTCGCCAGTTCTGGTTGATGCCAATGCTTCACAGCGAGGAGCTGGGGGTGATCCTGGATGCGATCTCGTTCATGGAGCGCTGGAGCGATCCAGCAACAGTTGCAGTCGCCTGTCGCAACAAGACTTTGATCCAGCGCTATGGACGTTATCCCCAACGCAATGCCGCACTGGGGAGAGTCTCCACTCAAGAAGAATTGACGTTTTTAAAGGATTGGCACTCCCCTGGCAAACACAAGCGAACCCAATCTCTCGCTTGTGACCAATGCTCCAGTCACGGGCCAATTCATTACCGGGTAAAAACTGCAGCCCAACCAAACTGGCAATTTGCATGCCCCAGCTGCTGGAACAAGCTGCACCACCAGCCTGGCTATCAATACGGGGGAACGCGAAAAGCAAATCTTCGTGAACGACAACGCCGAGAAGCAACGAATCACTCATGGCTCAAAACAAGCGAATCTCCCCTGAAGACTTGA
- a CDS encoding YccF domain-containing protein has protein sequence MFRSILNILWVVLGGLPMALGWWLAGLVSAISIVGLPWSRSCFVIGRFALWPFGFEAINRLDLSGRVDLGTGPMGLIGNVIWFLVAGWWLAIGHLTSALACFVSIIGIPFGIQHIKLALIAIAPIGMTIVPAHRTD, from the coding sequence ATGTTCAGATCCATTCTCAATATTCTTTGGGTCGTCTTAGGTGGCCTGCCTATGGCCTTGGGCTGGTGGCTGGCGGGACTTGTCTCTGCCATCAGCATCGTGGGTCTGCCATGGAGCCGATCATGTTTTGTGATTGGGAGATTTGCTCTGTGGCCTTTTGGTTTTGAAGCCATCAACCGTCTCGACCTAAGCGGACGTGTTGATCTAGGCACCGGTCCGATGGGTCTGATCGGAAATGTGATTTGGTTTTTAGTGGCTGGCTGGTGGCTGGCGATTGGCCATCTCACATCGGCACTCGCCTGCTTCGTCTCCATCATTGGAATCCCCTTCGGAATTCAGCACATCAAACTTGCTCTCATTGCCATAGCTCCGATCGGAATGACGATCGTTCCAGCCCATCGCACTGACTAA
- a CDS encoding DUF2973 domain-containing protein, with amino-acid sequence MLSMLFPLVYGSVFVFLLVQAFRMMRLSSAPANTTRRKDRTGLLTTHPELLDANGSITGEDLLVVRFPSQDQPEVSITD; translated from the coding sequence ATGCTTTCAATGCTTTTCCCCTTGGTCTACGGATCCGTTTTTGTCTTCCTGTTGGTTCAAGCCTTTCGGATGATGCGCTTGAGCTCCGCCCCTGCGAATACAACTCGCCGAAAAGACCGCACAGGTTTGTTGACCACTCATCCAGAACTCCTTGACGCCAACGGTTCGATCACAGGTGAAGACCTGCTGGTTGTCCGCTTCCCAAGCCAAGACCAACCTGAAGTATCGATCACGGATTGA
- a CDS encoding glycosyltransferase family 2 protein, whose product MNLLQIVALVAGVTALAASIGLSILLLGLQRVFASAPTLWHNSDQDITDTSLSVVIPAFNEANNIEGCLTHVLMSDKPCSQWDVLVVDDQSSDNTVKIAEQAIGSFADAHHPSAAVLQAGPRPKGERWVGKNWGCSQAMELVKSEWVLFIDADVTLAPDAIRRALHQSIHEKADLFSLAPRLTCGCLAEWMVQPIMASLLGLGFPILEANDPASTVAFAAGPFMLFRRDSYNSIGGHRALAGEVVEDLALARRIKEGGFRLRYVLGIDAVNLQMYANLQALWEGWSKNWFLGLDRSISKSLGAGGVVVLMFTLPWLLLPASLTMACLSSHDQILWLSDAGLGLVAILMQLSVRLWTRARFSVPLRHWWLMGIGGFIIGLIAPTSVWKSLTGRGWTWKGRSLAEAQAR is encoded by the coding sequence TTGAACCTGCTCCAGATTGTGGCTTTGGTGGCAGGAGTCACAGCTCTAGCGGCCTCGATTGGATTGAGCATCCTGCTATTAGGCCTACAACGCGTGTTTGCCTCAGCTCCAACGCTCTGGCACAACAGCGATCAGGACATCACGGACACCAGTCTCAGCGTTGTGATCCCAGCCTTTAACGAGGCAAACAACATTGAGGGTTGCTTGACTCACGTGCTGATGTCTGACAAGCCTTGCTCTCAATGGGACGTGCTCGTTGTCGATGATCAGTCGAGCGACAACACAGTCAAGATTGCGGAACAAGCGATCGGCAGCTTCGCTGATGCTCACCATCCCAGTGCAGCCGTTCTCCAAGCAGGTCCTCGTCCGAAAGGAGAGCGCTGGGTAGGAAAAAACTGGGGTTGCAGCCAAGCCATGGAGCTGGTCAAAAGCGAGTGGGTGCTGTTCATCGACGCAGATGTGACCCTGGCACCCGATGCCATACGTCGAGCACTCCATCAGAGCATTCATGAGAAGGCCGATTTATTCAGCCTGGCTCCACGCTTGACCTGTGGCTGTCTCGCCGAATGGATGGTCCAACCGATCATGGCGAGTTTGTTAGGGCTTGGGTTTCCGATCCTTGAAGCCAACGACCCTGCCTCAACGGTGGCCTTTGCCGCAGGACCCTTCATGTTGTTCCGAAGGGACAGCTACAACTCCATCGGTGGGCACAGGGCCCTCGCGGGTGAAGTTGTTGAGGATCTTGCCTTAGCGCGTCGGATTAAGGAGGGAGGATTTCGCTTGCGATACGTGCTTGGAATCGATGCAGTCAACCTTCAGATGTATGCCAATCTCCAGGCTCTCTGGGAAGGCTGGAGCAAAAACTGGTTTCTCGGACTTGATCGCAGCATCAGCAAATCCCTGGGAGCTGGCGGAGTGGTGGTGTTGATGTTCACGCTGCCATGGCTGCTTTTGCCGGCCAGCCTGACGATGGCATGCCTGAGCAGCCACGATCAAATCCTGTGGCTCAGTGATGCTGGTCTCGGATTGGTCGCAATCCTGATGCAGCTCAGCGTTCGACTCTGGACCCGAGCCCGTTTTTCGGTGCCATTGCGCCATTGGTGGCTGATGGGCATAGGCGGCTTCATCATCGGGCTGATCGCACCCACATCCGTTTGGAAGAGCCTGACGGGAAGGGGCTGGACCTGGAAAGGCCGCTCCCTTGCAGAAGCGCAAGCGCGTTAG
- a CDS encoding metal ABC transporter substrate-binding protein, protein MAVACSSKVTLSNKSGNSSDHRPVVLTTFTILADMARQVAGDRLQVRSITKPGAEIHGYEPSPRDLEQASGADLIVENGLGLELWARRFVQSAGDVPTVSLTEGMQPLLIEGDVYAGKPNPHAWMSPLRAQGYVDRLVDAFSELDPDGAQLYRNNGNSYKLQLENLDAELRNLLAVIPQKQRVLVSCEGAFSYLAQDYGFDEAYLWPVNAESQITPRRMARLIERVKKDQVPAVFCETTVSDKAQREVARASGARFGGSFYVDSLSKRNGPAPTLLDLQRHNVKLIRQGLAASAEKSS, encoded by the coding sequence ATAGCTGTTGCCTGCTCAAGTAAAGTTACTTTGTCTAATAAATCAGGAAATAGTTCAGATCATCGCCCAGTTGTTTTAACAACATTCACGATCCTCGCTGATATGGCTCGTCAGGTGGCTGGTGATCGTTTGCAAGTTAGATCGATTACCAAGCCGGGTGCAGAAATTCATGGATATGAGCCTTCACCTCGGGATTTAGAGCAAGCCTCAGGCGCAGATTTAATTGTTGAAAACGGGTTGGGTTTGGAGCTTTGGGCTCGCCGCTTTGTTCAATCTGCTGGTGATGTGCCCACTGTCAGCCTCACTGAGGGGATGCAGCCGTTGCTTATTGAGGGTGATGTCTACGCCGGTAAGCCCAATCCCCATGCCTGGATGTCACCTCTGAGAGCTCAGGGATATGTGGATCGACTCGTGGATGCGTTTTCTGAACTTGATCCAGACGGGGCCCAGTTGTATCGCAACAATGGCAACAGCTACAAGCTGCAGTTGGAAAACTTGGATGCTGAGTTACGCAATCTCCTTGCTGTCATTCCTCAAAAACAACGTGTTCTTGTTAGCTGTGAAGGGGCTTTCTCTTATCTAGCGCAAGATTATGGATTTGATGAGGCGTATTTGTGGCCGGTTAATGCTGAAAGCCAGATCACTCCAAGACGTATGGCTCGTTTAATCGAGCGTGTGAAGAAGGATCAGGTCCCTGCGGTGTTTTGTGAAACAACAGTGAGTGATAAAGCCCAACGAGAGGTGGCTCGTGCATCGGGAGCTCGTTTTGGTGGCAGCTTCTATGTGGACTCTTTATCAAAACGCAACGGTCCTGCACCAACTCTGCTCGACCTTCAACGCCACAATGTGAAACTTATTAGGCAGGGATTGGCTGCTTCCGCCGAAAAGTCCTCATGA
- the sodC gene encoding superoxide dismutase family protein → MYRLGALLALCLALLLPPTVQASTIEVTINSINTEGIGESIGTISARDTDQGLVIIPELSGLSEGEHGFHLHAGDQCDPQTNAEGASIAGLAAGGHWDPDQTDTHLGPFGNGHRGDLSRLVVDRDGNTNTSVVAPRLKASDLRGRALVVHAGGDTYTDTPPLGGGGARIACGVGS, encoded by the coding sequence ATGTACCGACTTGGTGCACTTCTAGCTCTGTGCTTGGCATTGCTACTGCCTCCAACCGTGCAAGCAAGCACGATTGAAGTCACGATCAACAGCATCAACACCGAGGGAATCGGTGAATCCATTGGCACGATCAGTGCTCGAGACACAGACCAAGGATTGGTGATTATTCCTGAACTCAGTGGCCTGAGCGAGGGCGAGCATGGGTTCCACTTACATGCTGGCGATCAGTGTGATCCACAAACCAATGCTGAAGGGGCCTCCATTGCAGGTCTGGCAGCAGGCGGACATTGGGATCCCGACCAAACCGACACCCATCTCGGACCTTTCGGGAATGGCCATCGCGGTGACCTCAGCCGATTAGTGGTGGACCGAGATGGCAACACCAACACAAGCGTTGTGGCCCCAAGGCTCAAGGCCTCCGACCTTCGCGGACGTGCCCTTGTCGTGCATGCAGGCGGTGACACCTACACAGACACACCTCCCCTAGGGGGAGGTGGTGCTCGTATTGCCTGCGGTGTCGGGTCTTGA
- a CDS encoding metal ABC transporter ATP-binding protein, whose translation MRIEADQICVDYNGTVALYDASLHLPSGCICGLVGMNGSGKSTLFKALTGFIRPSRGHIRINGRSVARAQRDQAVAYVPQSEGIDCDFPVSVWDVVMMGRYGAMNVLRIPRQSDRVAVRDALERVELLDLRDRPIAALSGGQRKRTFLARAIAQRASVLLLDEPFNGVDVRTEKLMAELFFQLRKEGRTILISTHDLSHVRDFCDLTVLINKTVLAYGETSEVFTPENLSLAFGGLPPDLLTGNSSLEDA comes from the coding sequence ATGCGGATCGAGGCAGATCAGATCTGTGTTGACTACAACGGCACAGTTGCCCTCTACGACGCTTCTCTTCATCTGCCTTCGGGATGCATCTGTGGATTGGTGGGGATGAATGGGTCCGGTAAGTCGACCCTTTTTAAGGCTCTGACTGGTTTTATTCGCCCCTCACGCGGACATATCAGAATCAACGGTCGCAGTGTTGCCCGGGCTCAGCGAGATCAAGCTGTTGCCTATGTGCCTCAGAGTGAAGGGATCGATTGCGATTTCCCCGTCTCTGTTTGGGATGTGGTGATGATGGGCCGCTATGGAGCCATGAATGTGCTCCGGATTCCACGGCAGTCAGACAGGGTTGCGGTTCGCGATGCCCTTGAGCGCGTTGAGCTTCTTGATCTCAGGGATCGTCCGATCGCTGCTCTCTCTGGAGGTCAACGTAAACGGACATTTTTGGCAAGAGCCATTGCACAGCGCGCATCGGTTTTGTTGTTGGACGAACCCTTCAATGGCGTGGACGTTCGTACAGAGAAGTTGATGGCAGAGTTGTTTTTTCAGTTGCGTAAGGAAGGACGCACCATTTTGATTTCAACGCATGATCTCAGTCATGTCAGAGATTTCTGCGATCTCACGGTTCTGATCAATAAAACGGTTTTGGCTTACGGTGAAACCTCGGAGGTGTTTACTCCGGAAAATCTTTCTTTGGCCTTTGGGGGCCTCCCTCCGGACTTATTGACAGGAAATAGTTCATTGGAGGACGCTTGA